The Corynebacterium minutissimum genome includes the window CATGAAGGTGCGCCGGGCCACCACTTGCAGATTGGTGCCGCGCTGACCCAGCCGGACCTGAACCTGTGGCGCCGTGCAGTGACGTGGAACTCCGGCCACGGCGAAGGCTGGGCTCTGTATGCGGAGGCGCTCATGGCGGAGCTGGGCTACATGGATGATCCGGGCTTCCGCATGGGGCTTCTCGACGCCCAACGTTTCCGCGCCGCCCGCGTCGTCGTGGACATCGGACTCCACCTGGGCAAGGCGCTGCCGGATTGCACCGCGTCCGGCGTGTGGGACAAGTCCCATGTCAAGACCTTTATGCGTGAGAACACCGCGATGGATGATGCCAACCTCTCCTTTGAGGTCACTCGCTACCTGGGCTGGCCGGGCCAAGCCCCGTCTTACGCGCTGGGTCAGCGCCTGTGGCAGCAGACTCGCGACGCTGCCGTGGAGCAGGGCATGGAGGTTCGGGACTTCCACTCCCAGGCCCTGGCGCTGGGCTCGGTGCCGATGTCGATCCTGCGCGAGACCATTCTGGATTAAAACCCCAGGTCGAGCACCAGACTCTTGGATTTATCCACACCTGACTCTTGGATTTATCCACTAGTGACTCTGTGATTTATCCATTCTTCGGGCTAAGGTACTTGGTATGTACCTGCCCCGAATCGTTGATGCAGAAGTCGAACGAGGGCTCCGTGTTTCGGGTGCCCTCTTTCTTAAAGGCCCCCGCGCGAGTGGAAAAACTTCCACGGCACGCCAATTTGCCAAGTCTGTTATCCAACTTGACCGAGACTCCCCAGAGGCAAACCTTGCGCGCATGCAGCCGGCATTGGGGCTTGAAGGCGCACGGCCGCGGCTCATTGATGAGTGGCAGGTTGTTCCAGCTATCTGGAATGAGGTGCGCCATGCAGTCGATGACTCGCAGGACAAAGGGCAGTTTCTCCTCACAGGTTCCTCCACGCCAGATGATGATGCTACCCGGCATTCTGGTGCGGGCCGGATTCGTTCCATTCAAATGCGAACATTGAGCTTGGCAGAGCGAGGACTTGGTGCCGAGCACGTCTCACTGGGCTCAATCATTGCGGGCAATCAAGAACCCACCGCTGGGACAGATGCCACCGTGGCTGATTATTCCCGTTGGATCGTTGCTGGTGGTTTCCCGGAGTTCTTTGACCTTGATCCGCTCGACGCGCAGGAAGGGATGGAGTCCTATCTGACAGAAATGAGTGAGCACGACTATCCCGAACTCGGCGGACCACGACGCGATCCGCGCCGTTTTCAGTCGTTCCTTCATGCTTATGCCGGACTGGTTGCCCAACCGGCTACTGCTGCTGCGATTCGCAAACGCATTGGAGAACTCAGTAGCGCTACTTCGACGCCAGCCGCAGAAACTGTGAACCTCATTCACGATTTTGCTACGCGCCTCTTCCTCATTGAGGACCAGCTGGCGTGGTCACCACGTACTCGTTCGAAGACGTCCATGGTTCAAATGCCGAAACGTCACTTAGCCGATCCCGGTTTGGCTGCTGCTTTGTTGGGAACGGGGCCAGACAAACTGCTTGGGGATTTAGAGACTCTAGGCATTCTCTTCGAGGCGCAACTTGTCCACGATCTGCGCGTTTATGCGCAGGCGCTGCGTGCGCGCGGAGTATTCCACTTGAGGGATATGAAGGGGCGCGAAGAAATTGATGCAGTGGTGGAGCTCCGAGACGGTTCGTGGGTAGGGTTTGAAGCGAAGCTTTCTCACAACGAGGTTGATGCTGCGGCGGCACATCTAAAGCGCGTAGCCGCTAAACTCTCTTCGCCACCAGCAGCGCTGATAGTTGTGATTCCGAGTGGGCCGGCTTTCCAACGCCCAGATGGGGTGTGGGTGGTTCCCCTAGCGGCGCTTGCGGAATAGCCCCAGGATCTGGGGCAGGTAGCCGGCGATGACGAGCACGATGATGAGCCGGATAATCTGCACGGCCACGACCGCGGGGCCGGCGCCGCCTTCCGCGGAGAGCGCGAGGACGGTCTCCAGCGCGCCGGGCGAAGTGGCGAGGTACGCCTCGAAATAGGTGATGTCCAGCCACGCGGTGAGTGGCAGGGCGGTGAGCGCGCACACGCCGATGACCACGACGATGAAGAGGATCGTGGCGGGAAGCTGCTTGGCAAAGGACGTGAGTGCTGGCACGGACAGTCCGCCACCGCAGACCCAGCCGATGGACATAAACGCCATGATTTTGAAGACGTAGAGCGGCTCCAAGGTGTGGCCGGCTGGGAGGAACTGCGTAACCAGCACAGTCAAGAGGAGCGGGCCCAACACCGCAGCAGCTGGTAAGCGAGCGAGCTTGCCTAGGTGCTCACCCAGAATCGCAATGGCGATGGTCAACAGCACAATCCACCACGTGGTCTCGCCGTCGATACTCATATCGACGCTCTGGCCCGCGGGGGCGCTCAGAAACGAGACCACCAAGGGGAGGGACACCGACACTGCGAGAAGGCGCAGGTATTGGGTCAGCGCCACATAGCGGTAATCCGCGCCGAGCTCGCTGGCCAGTGCCGGCATGAGCGAGGCGCCGCCCGGCAGCATGGATAAGATACCCGTCTCCCAGGAGATATCTTTCGGCTGCGCGCGGTGCAGAAGCACGCCACCGCTGATGCCGATGAGCACGGTGATCAGTGACATCGTCACCGCTGCCGGCACGAAACCGAGGAGCGTGGAGGCTGGCACGAGCGTGAGCGGGATGCCGGCCATCATTCCGATGAAGCCACGGGCCATGGCGTAGAAGCGGTCATTGACGGCGAGTTCCTTGCCCGTCGTCAAGGCCATGGCTCCCGAGACCACGATGGCACCGAGGATCCAGGCTGCGGGTACGTGAAGGTAGCTAAACAGCGCCCCGAGAGTTGCAGACCCCGGGGCCACGATGAGCCACCTCGCACGAACTGACATGCAATCGAGTTTAATGATGGGCATGGACTTTGGATTGAGCGGTTGGGCAATTCTTACCATGGGCGCTGCTGTGGCCGGGTGGGTAGACGCCGTCATTGGCGGCGGCGGGCTCGTGCTCATTCCGCTCATTCTGGCCGTGGCTCCGCAGCTCGCACCCGCGACGGCGCTGGCAACGAACAAGGTGGCGGCGGTGTCGGGAACGGCGTCGGCGGCCGTTACCTTAGTAAAGAAGGTGCGCCCACCGAAAGGCGAGCTTATTCGCATGGGACTCATCGCGCTCGTGTGCTCCGGCCTTGGCGCGGTGGCAGCCGCGCTCATGGACAAGGACGTCATGCGCCCGGTCATCATCGTGCTCATGGTGGCGGTCGGTATCTTCGTGGCCTTTCGCCCGGACTTCGGCAGCGGCGACGGCCAGGGCCTGCGCGGCGGTTGGCGCACGTGGGCAGCACTGGGCGCTGTGGCGGCCATTGCCTTCTACGACGGCATCTTCGGCCCTGGGACGGGCATGTTCCTCATCATGGCGTTTACCGCCATCTTCTCCCAGAATTTCCTCACCTCAGCGGCGATGGCGAAGGTGGTCAACACGTGTACCAACGTCGGCGCCCTCGTGGTGTTTATCGCGGGCGGCCACGTGGTGTGGGCGCTGGCCCTCGTCCTCGCGGTGGCCAATATTATCGGCGCGCAGCTAGGGGCGCGGACAGTGCTTGGCGGCGGCGCGAAGCTCATCCGCTATGCGCTGCTGGTACTCGTCGTGGTGATGAGCGTGTACCTGTCCTGGCAGCAGTGGGGCTGATTTCTACATTCGGTTCTTCGTCTTCGCCGTAGCCACAGCGTTCCACGGATCTTCTGGCCACGGGTGTTTGGGATAGCGCCCGCGCATGTCGGCACGCACGCCGGCATAAGGCCCAGCCCAGAAGCTCGCTAGGTCATCGGTGACGGCGAGCGGGCGGCCGGCGGGGGAGAGCAGGTGAAACTGTACGCGGTGGCCGCAGTATTCGGGGGATTCGGCCAGGCCGAAGCATTCTTGCAACTTGATGGAGACCACGGGGCGCTCGCCGGACCAGTCGATGCGCGCGTCGCGTCCGGAAGGCACCGGCAAGCGTTCTGGTGCCAGCTCATCGAGGCGGCTAGCCTCGGGCCAGGGCAGGAGGCGTTGCAGTGCTGGGTACATGTCCGGCTTGTGGCCTTCTGCTAGCTCACGTAGTTCTGGCTCGAGCCACTCCAGGCTGGCGCTGGCACTTTCGACGTCCGGCCACGGATCGCCGTAGGCTGCCCGCAGGTGGCGCATACGTTCCCGCAGGTTCTGAGCCTTCTCACTGAACTTAAACAGTTCGAGGCCGTGGCCCGAGTTGCGCAGGGCCGCAACGGCTTCATCTCCGGAGACCTTCACCGGGGTTTCAGAAAGCACAATGGCGCCGGCCGCGCGTACGCGCACGCCGCGGACCTTGGAACCCTCGAGGAAGGCGCGGGTCTCCTCGGTAACGCCGATGATGTCGAGGGCATCCTCTTCCGTAATGGGCTCGGCCGCGCGGATGATGGCGTTGCCGGCATTCGACAGGGAGACCTCGGCGACGGCGAGCCACGGTGAGCCCGCTAGACCGGAATTCAGGAGCCGGGCACGGGTACCACTCGCCAGCAGGTACTCTTTCTCGCCCACGCGTTTGGCCACGAACTCGGGGAAGGCGGTGGCCACGACCACGCCCGGGTCCACCGCGCCCTTGTCGGGCACGAGGCGGGCCAGTCGCTTGGGATCAGAATCATCGAGGCGCGCGATCGTCTTTGCTGCCCCCGCACCATATTTCAGTAGCGCGGCACCCCACCGCGGATGCGTCGGCAACAGCGCGAGCTCCTCGGTGGCGTTGAGGGCACGGAGGGTGCAGTGGGCGTCGGCAAGCGCGGCGTGGGGCGGCTGATCGAGGAGCGGGAAGTCCGGGCCCGCGCCCCAGCAGTCCAGGAAGAGCGCGGCCTGGGTGAGGTCCGCGGAGAGGATCTCCGGGGTGACGTGCGGGGAAAAGTGCTGGTAGTCATCCTGTGAATAACAGCGGATGACGGCGCCCGGCGCCTCACGGCCGGCGCGGCCGGCGCGTTGATCGGCGCTGCTTTTCGACGTCGACACCGTCACCAACCCACTCATCCCGCGCTGCGCATCGCGCTTGGGAACGCGCGCAAGACCCGCGTCGATGACGGTGCGCACGCCCGGCACGGTCAGCGAGGACTCCGCGATGGACGTCGCCACGACGATGCGCTGCTCGGCGGTGTAGAGCGCGGCGTCCTGCTCGTGGGTGGTCTGGCGGCCGTGGAGGGGGAAAACGTTGTGGCCGGCCAGTGCCTCACAGACGAGGTTGACCTCGCGCACGCCGGGCACGAAGACCAGGGTGGACTCGTGCTGTTGGGCCGCGATGTTCGCCACGGCTCGATAGAATTCTCTGTCTCCTGCCGCGCGGCCCGGCAGGGGTTCATAGGAAATATCGAGCGGGTAGGTCACCGCCTCGGTGGAATGAATCGGCGCGCCTCCCATGAGCTGGGAGAAGCGTTGGGCGTCGACAGTCGCGGACATGGCGATGACGCGGAAATCCTCACGGAGCTGGGCCAATTCGAGGCACATGCCGAGGACCAAGTCCGTGTCGAGCTGGCGCTCGTGGACCTCATCAATGGCAACGGCAGCCACTCCTTTGAGCTCCGGATCGCGCAGCAGGCGGCGCAGCAGTACGCCGGGCGTGACGAACTCGACGTCGTGGCCCTTGCGGGAATCACCGCGTACCGCATAACCGATGCGCTGGCCAGACAGCTCCTGCAGGCGGTTGGCCGCCGCGCGTACCGCCACGCGACGCGGCGCGGTGACGAGAACCTTGCCGCAGCCCGCCGCCTGGTTGGCCAGGGCCGGCGGAACGAGCGTGGTCTTACCCGTGCCCGGCGGGGCCTGGACCACAACGTGGCCCTCAGCAGGAAGGGAATCGATGGTCTCCAGGACGGGCAGGCCGCGGCCGACGGTGGCGAGATCAAACATCGAGATCCTGGCGCTCCCACCTATCTTCGTTGTCCTCCAGCTTGCGCACTACACGCCCCGGTGAGCCCAGGACCAGGGACCTATCCGGCACGTCACGGGTCAGCAGCGTGCCTGCGCCTACGACGCAGTTCTTGCCCACGGTGACACCAGGCAGGACCGTGACGTTGGCGCCGAACCAGGTGTTATCACCGATGGTGATAGGTTTAGCTATTTCCCAGCCCTCCGCCCGCATCTCATGATCATTGACGGGGTGGCCCACCGTGATGAGCGAGCAATTTGGCCCCATCATGACGCGGTCTCCCAGCGTCACGGGCGCCTGGGCCAGGATGGTCGCACCAAAGTTGATGAACACCCCTTTGCCAACCGTAACGTTGCGTCCATATTCCAGGTTAAGCGGCGTGTGGAGACCGGGAACTTCGGACTCGGGGGAGAGCAGCGCGCGCAGGATGTCGTGTGCGCGGTCGCGATCGGTGTTCTGCAGCTCGTTGAGTTCCTTGACCAACTGGAATCCGCGATGGTGCTCGGCGCTGACCTCCTCGTTGACGCCGGGCATGAACCATGTCCCGCTAGTCATGCGTTCAAAGGATCCTTCATTGGAGTGAGTCATGGCAACAATCCTATTGTCTCGTCTCACTCGCGGGTGAGAACATCAAGGGCAGCGCGGTGAATGAACACCTTCCCGCGACCCTGTTGGATTTCTTCAAGAATGCCAAGTTCAACTAAGTGGGCCAACCATGTGCTCGCGGTTTGGCGTTTAACGACGCCCATCTCTACCACGTCTGAGATACGGACGTAGGGTTTGATGAGAATCAGTTCGGCCATTTCGAGAGGCTGGCCAATCACACCTGCGGCACGTATTTCGCTCGCGGTGTTCTCTTGGATGGCACGGAGTTGGGTAATCATCGAGGAGGCGTCGTCAGCCGCTGCGTGTACGCCACGAATCATGAAGAGAAGCCAGTCTTCCCATGCTCCCTCGGCCGTTACGGCGTTGAGATAGCGGTAGTAGGCGGCTTTGTTGCCGACGATATAACCGGACAGATACAAGACTGGAAGCTCAAGGAGTTCCTCTTGAATGAGGTGGAGGACATTGAGGATTCGTCCTGTACGTCCATTGCCGTCGTAGAAGGGATGAATCGCCTCAAACTGGTAGTGAAGGAGCGCCATTTTTACTAGCGAATCCACGTCATGACTGGAATAGATATAGTCCTCCCACGCCGCGAGGTGGCCTTCGATAATTTCTTTGCCTTCGGGAGGCGTGTAGAGCCGCTGCTGAGTTACGGGGTTACCAATGAATGTTCCCGGTAGGGAACGCACCTCGGCCTGGGTGTCCAAGAGCGTGCTACAGACAATTTTCGCTGTCTTTTCTGATAACGGACGCTGTGATAGCGAAGATAGGCCTGCATGCAACGCGGAGTTGTAGCGAAGAGCCTCCTTAGTCGCAGGAGAAGGTTCGGCATCGACGTGCCAGGCCGCACGGAACAGTTCGTCATTAGTGGTGACGATGTTTTCGATTTCAGAAGAGGCACGGGCCTCACGGAGTGGAATCGTTGAGGTAATGATTTCCGGATTGGGGATAAGTTGGCATGCTGTTCTCAGCTCAGCGAGCTTTTCCTTGGCGTCGATGATGGCCTTAAGCACAGGTACGGTTTCGACAACGTCTGCGGGAGGGAGGGGAGGAAGATCGTTGTAGGGAATATCTGGATTATAAGTTGCCATGAGAAAAGAATAGACAAGTTTTTCGGACATGTCGATTCTTTCCGAAATTTTAAACATGTCACGGTGACGTGTCGATTGCATCGACATATCGGCGTACGCTCGGTTTAGAAGGTTGATACGTCTACAGAGAAGGTTCGTTCCATGGCAAAAATCGGCATCATTCTTGGCTCTACCCGTGACGATCGCGCCGGGCTGGCCATCGCCCAATGGGTCACTGACCTGGCCCAAGGTCGCGACGTTGACTACGAGCTCATTGACCTCAAGGCTTTCGATGTACCGATTCTCACTTCATCTGTTATCCCCATGGCGGCCAATAAAAACTACGAGGACGAGAAGGTGCAGGCCTGGTCCGATGCGGTTGATGCCTGTGACGCGTATATCTTTGTCACCCCGGAGTACAACCATTCTGTGCCGGGAGCATTCAAGAACGCCGTTGATTCCTTGGGGGCCGAGTGGGTAGCCAAGCCGATTGCGTACGTAGGCTACAGCTTCAGCGGAGGAATCCGTGCGGTGGAGGCGTGGCGCCTCATCATGGCGAACTTCTCCATGACGCAGCTGCGCACCCAGCTCGATATTTCCCTCAATACCGACATGACAGATGGCACCTTCACCCCGGCCGATTTTAAGGCTGAGATTGTGACAAATATCTGCGCGGAGCTGGAAGAAGCCCTATCCTAAAGCGCATGGCAGATACAGCACGCGTCGCGGTCGTTACGGGAGCATCGTCAGGAATTGGGGAGGCCTCGGCACGAGCATTGGCTGCCGACGGCTGGCATGTCGTCGTCGGCGCACGCCGCATCGAGCGCCTAGAGGCCCTGGCCAAGGACATCGGTGGCGAGGCTTATGTGCTGGACGTGACCTCGGACGAGTCCGTCGCGGAATTCGCCTCCCACCTTGACCGTGTAGACCTGTTGGTCAACAACGCCGGCGGCGCGAAGGGCCTGGAACCGCTGGTGGAGACCACCGTGGAAGACTGGCAGTGGATGTACGAGGTCAACGTGTTGGGGACCGTGCGCATGATCCAGGCACTCCTGCCCAAGCTTCAATCCGCGCCTGAGAACTCCGGACTCATCATCAACATGGGTTCCGTGGCCGGCTGGAATGTCTACGAAGGCGGGTCCGGATATAACGCCGCGAAACACGGCGTGCGCGTGATTTCCCGTGCGCTGCGCATCGAGGAACATGGCGTGCGCGTCACCGAGCTCGACCCAGGCCGCGTAGCCACGGAGGAGTTCTCCCTCAACCGTTTCCGCGGTGACCAAGAGCGCGCTGATGCCGTGTACGACGGCGAACTCAACCTCAGCGCGGAGGATATCGCCGAGGCCGTGCGCTGGGTGGCGTCCCTGCCGGAACATGTCAACATTGACACCATGACGATTAAGCCGCGCACACAAAGCTAAAGTACCTGTTTCGCTGCAGGTGAGACGCCTCTTATAGTGGTATGCGTTAGTAGCAATGCATGTGATTTTGGGGGTGTTAGATGGCACTGGGTGCCCTTGCGGCCTTGATGGGAGTGTGGTTCGCGGCGATGGCCTCGCCGGGACCGGATGTGGTGCAGATTATTCGGCTGGGCGCACGGTCCACGCGCGCGGCAGTGTGGGCAGCCATCGGCAGTACCACGGGCTTGGTGGTGTGGACGGTGGCCTCGCTGGCGGGATTGACCGCGCTGATTTCGGCGCATCCTGTCATCCTCGTAGCACTGCAGGTTGCTGGTGGTGGCTATTTGCTGTGGATGGCTTTTTCTGCCATTAGCGGTGGCATTAAGGAGCGTCGGGCGCCCGCGACCGTGGTGGGCACCGACAAGAGCGCTCCACAGCCGCGCGGGTTTACCCCGGACGGGATCATCAAACTCGGAACCGCGTACCGCATGGGCCTGGTCAGTGATCTCTCTAACCCCAAGGTGGTCATTTTCTTCGGCGCTATCTTTGCCAATTTTATTGACCCAGGCATGGGAATTGGCGCCAACGCCCTTGTGGGCTCCGTGCTTATTGTTGAAAGCCTCATGATTTTTGTCGGCGTCGCGCTGTGCACTCGTGCGGTGTCGAAGTGGATGTCGAAGAACTCAGCCAATGTCGACATCTTCAGTGGCGTGGTGTTCGCCCTACTTGGTGTGATCATTTTGGCAGAGGGCATTCGCGGGGTCCTTGCTCTTTAACCACGGTGGCGGCTAGGTATGCTGGTCAGCATGCTAGACGTCTCAATTAGGGGAGAATCCATCAAGCTCGGCCAGTTCCTCAAGCTGGCCTCCTTGGTCGCCACCGGCGGCGAGGCCAAAGAGCTCATCGAGCAGGGCCAGGTCACTGTCAACGGTGAGGTTGTCACGCAGCGTGGGGCCACGCTAGCGCTTGGCGACGTCATCTGCGTCACCGACACCTGCGTCCGCGTTGCCGCCGAGGACGAGGACGATGATTACTTTGATGAAGCCACCGCCGATGATGATTTCGACCCGGAGAAGTGGAGGAATCTCTAATGCCGGCTTTTGAAGCGGAAGTAGGCATGCCCTACGGGATTACCTTGGCCAGCTCTGATGTGAAGGCGTCGGAGAAGTTTTACTCCGCGGTGTTGGGCTGGGAATTTGAGGATGGCATTGCCCGCCTCCAAGGCCTGCCCGTCGCAGAGATAGTCCCGGGCCAAGACACCTGGGCCACCTACTTCCTCTCCCGTGATCTGGAAGCTGATTGCGCCCGAGTGGAGCAGCTCGGTGGAAAGATCTTGGCCTTGGGAGAGCCCTTGGCTCTCGTCCTCGATAACACCGGCGCCGTGTTCGGGCTGGTGCAGCCGGAACTGGACCGCTTCGTGGCCGGCGGCGAGCCGGGTACCCCAGTGTGGCATGAGCTGGCCGTTTCCGAGAACTTCCGCTCCGCCCTGGACTTCTATGGCGAACTTTTTGACTGGGAGATTCGCGGCGATGAGGAGTACGCCCTCGCGGAGGAGGAAGGCGCTGCCTTTGCCGGCTTCTGGAAGGCCGAAGGCCTGCCCAGCTTCTGGCAGACCTACCTGGGCGTGCGGGATGTCGACCGGGCGGCCAGGGCCGCCCTTGATAATGGTGGCGAGGTGATTCGTGAGCCCTATGAGTCTCCCTTCGGCCGCCTGTGCCTCATTGCCGATTCAACCGGTGCGACCCTGACCCTGTGCGAAGTCGAGGACGCCCCCGACGAGCCCATCGAGCTCTAACCGGAGAGCACACGTCACCATGACGACACCTGGGCGTATCGAGGACGTGCGGGCCGTCGTGTGCCGAATTCCGCCCGGTAACGTGTCCACCTACGGTGAGATTGCCAAGGTGGTCGGCGTGGGCGCGCGGTACGTGGGCTGGGTGATGTCGAAGGGCGCAGACCTGCCCTGGTGGCGCGTGGTCAACAGTACGGGCCGCGCCCACACCTCTGCCGCCCACGACCACTGGGATGCGGAAAGGATTCCGCACAACGGTGACCGCGTGCTCCTTGCGGAGTGTGGGTTGGATGCGGAGGATCTGAGGGGCGTCGGCAAGCACGCCCCATAAAAGAAAGGACACGTGATGCGCGCCTGGTTGTTTCTTGGCATCGCCATCCTCAGCGAGGTCATCGCCACGCTCTGCCTCAAGGTCGCGCTAGCGCACCCAGCGGTATACGTCGTGGTAGTGCTGGGATACGTTGCAGCCTTTTCCTCGCTGCACCAGGTGCTGCGCTGCGGCATGCACGTGGGCGCGGCCTACGGAATCTGGGGTGCTACGGGCGTGGTCCTTACTGCGGGATTGTCCGCGCTTTTCTTCGGCGAGCAGCTCACACCCCTCATGCTGGTGG containing:
- a CDS encoding Fic family protein, coding for MATYNPDIPYNDLPPLPPADVVETVPVLKAIIDAKEKLAELRTACQLIPNPEIITSTIPLREARASSEIENIVTTNDELFRAAWHVDAEPSPATKEALRYNSALHAGLSSLSQRPLSEKTAKIVCSTLLDTQAEVRSLPGTFIGNPVTQQRLYTPPEGKEIIEGHLAAWEDYIYSSHDVDSLVKMALLHYQFEAIHPFYDGNGRTGRILNVLHLIQEELLELPVLYLSGYIVGNKAAYYRYLNAVTAEGAWEDWLLFMIRGVHAAADDASSMITQLRAIQENTASEIRAAGVIGQPLEMAELILIKPYVRISDVVEMGVVKRQTASTWLAHLVELGILEEIQQGRGKVFIHRAALDVLTRE
- a CDS encoding SDR family oxidoreductase, with the translated sequence MADTARVAVVTGASSGIGEASARALAADGWHVVVGARRIERLEALAKDIGGEAYVLDVTSDESVAEFASHLDRVDLLVNNAGGAKGLEPLVETTVEDWQWMYEVNVLGTVRMIQALLPKLQSAPENSGLIINMGSVAGWNVYEGGSGYNAAKHGVRVISRALRIEEHGVRVTELDPGRVATEEFSLNRFRGDQERADAVYDGELNLSAEDIAEAVRWVASLPEHVNIDTMTIKPRTQS
- a CDS encoding DMT family transporter, translating into MRAWLFLGIAILSEVIATLCLKVALAHPAVYVVVVLGYVAAFSSLHQVLRCGMHVGAAYGIWGATGVVLTAGLSALFFGEQLTPLMLVGMGCIIAGVACVEMGGREPKPELVEVQP
- a CDS encoding AbrB family transcriptional regulator, with the translated sequence MSVRARWLIVAPGSATLGALFSYLHVPAAWILGAIVVSGAMALTTGKELAVNDRFYAMARGFIGMMAGIPLTLVPASTLLGFVPAAVTMSLITVLIGISGGVLLHRAQPKDISWETGILSMLPGGASLMPALASELGADYRYVALTQYLRLLAVSVSLPLVVSFLSAPAGQSVDMSIDGETTWWIVLLTIAIAILGEHLGKLARLPAAAVLGPLLLTVLVTQFLPAGHTLEPLYVFKIMAFMSIGWVCGGGLSVPALTSFAKQLPATILFIVVVIGVCALTALPLTAWLDITYFEAYLATSPGALETVLALSAEGGAGPAVVAVQIIRLIIVLVIAGYLPQILGLFRKRR
- a CDS encoding LysE family translocator, with protein sequence MALGALAALMGVWFAAMASPGPDVVQIIRLGARSTRAAVWAAIGSTTGLVVWTVASLAGLTALISAHPVILVALQVAGGGYLLWMAFSAISGGIKERRAPATVVGTDKSAPQPRGFTPDGIIKLGTAYRMGLVSDLSNPKVVIFFGAIFANFIDPGMGIGANALVGSVLIVESLMIFVGVALCTRAVSKWMSKNSANVDIFSGVVFALLGVIILAEGIRGVLAL
- a CDS encoding MGMT family protein, with translation MTTPGRIEDVRAVVCRIPPGNVSTYGEIAKVVGVGARYVGWVMSKGADLPWWRVVNSTGRAHTSAAHDHWDAERIPHNGDRVLLAECGLDAEDLRGVGKHAP
- a CDS encoding RNA-binding S4 domain-containing protein; this translates as MLDVSIRGESIKLGQFLKLASLVATGGEAKELIEQGQVTVNGEVVTQRGATLALGDVICVTDTCVRVAAEDEDDDYFDEATADDDFDPEKWRNL
- a CDS encoding VOC family protein; this encodes MPAFEAEVGMPYGITLASSDVKASEKFYSAVLGWEFEDGIARLQGLPVAEIVPGQDTWATYFLSRDLEADCARVEQLGGKILALGEPLALVLDNTGAVFGLVQPELDRFVAGGEPGTPVWHELAVSENFRSALDFYGELFDWEIRGDEEYALAEEEGAAFAGFWKAEGLPSFWQTYLGVRDVDRAARAALDNGGEVIREPYESPFGRLCLIADSTGATLTLCEVEDAPDEPIEL
- a CDS encoding TSUP family transporter, yielding MDFGLSGWAILTMGAAVAGWVDAVIGGGGLVLIPLILAVAPQLAPATALATNKVAAVSGTASAAVTLVKKVRPPKGELIRMGLIALVCSGLGAVAAALMDKDVMRPVIIVLMVAVGIFVAFRPDFGSGDGQGLRGGWRTWAALGAVAAIAFYDGIFGPGTGMFLIMAFTAIFSQNFLTSAAMAKVVNTCTNVGALVVFIAGGHVVWALALVLAVANIIGAQLGARTVLGGGAKLIRYALLVLVVVMSVYLSWQQWG
- a CDS encoding NADPH-dependent FMN reductase, which translates into the protein MAKIGIILGSTRDDRAGLAIAQWVTDLAQGRDVDYELIDLKAFDVPILTSSVIPMAANKNYEDEKVQAWSDAVDACDAYIFVTPEYNHSVPGAFKNAVDSLGAEWVAKPIAYVGYSFSGGIRAVEAWRLIMANFSMTQLRTQLDISLNTDMTDGTFTPADFKAEIVTNICAELEEALS
- a CDS encoding sugar O-acetyltransferase is translated as MTHSNEGSFERMTSGTWFMPGVNEEVSAEHHRGFQLVKELNELQNTDRDRAHDILRALLSPESEVPGLHTPLNLEYGRNVTVGKGVFINFGATILAQAPVTLGDRVMMGPNCSLITVGHPVNDHEMRAEGWEIAKPITIGDNTWFGANVTVLPGVTVGKNCVVGAGTLLTRDVPDRSLVLGSPGRVVRKLEDNEDRWERQDLDV
- a CDS encoding ATP-binding protein, producing MYLPRIVDAEVERGLRVSGALFLKGPRASGKTSTARQFAKSVIQLDRDSPEANLARMQPALGLEGARPRLIDEWQVVPAIWNEVRHAVDDSQDKGQFLLTGSSTPDDDATRHSGAGRIRSIQMRTLSLAERGLGAEHVSLGSIIAGNQEPTAGTDATVADYSRWIVAGGFPEFFDLDPLDAQEGMESYLTEMSEHDYPELGGPRRDPRRFQSFLHAYAGLVAQPATAAAIRKRIGELSSATSTPAAETVNLIHDFATRLFLIEDQLAWSPRTRSKTSMVQMPKRHLADPGLAAALLGTGPDKLLGDLETLGILFEAQLVHDLRVYAQALRARGVFHLRDMKGREEIDAVVELRDGSWVGFEAKLSHNEVDAAAAHLKRVAAKLSSPPAALIVVIPSGPAFQRPDGVWVVPLAALAE
- a CDS encoding ATP-dependent RNA helicase, with protein sequence MFDLATVGRGLPVLETIDSLPAEGHVVVQAPPGTGKTTLVPPALANQAAGCGKVLVTAPRRVAVRAAANRLQELSGQRIGYAVRGDSRKGHDVEFVTPGVLLRRLLRDPELKGVAAVAIDEVHERQLDTDLVLGMCLELAQLREDFRVIAMSATVDAQRFSQLMGGAPIHSTEAVTYPLDISYEPLPGRAAGDREFYRAVANIAAQQHESTLVFVPGVREVNLVCEALAGHNVFPLHGRQTTHEQDAALYTAEQRIVVATSIAESSLTVPGVRTVIDAGLARVPKRDAQRGMSGLVTVSTSKSSADQRAGRAGREAPGAVIRCYSQDDYQHFSPHVTPEILSADLTQAALFLDCWGAGPDFPLLDQPPHAALADAHCTLRALNATEELALLPTHPRWGAALLKYGAGAAKTIARLDDSDPKRLARLVPDKGAVDPGVVVATAFPEFVAKRVGEKEYLLASGTRARLLNSGLAGSPWLAVAEVSLSNAGNAIIRAAEPITEEDALDIIGVTEETRAFLEGSKVRGVRVRAAGAIVLSETPVKVSGDEAVAALRNSGHGLELFKFSEKAQNLRERMRHLRAAYGDPWPDVESASASLEWLEPELRELAEGHKPDMYPALQRLLPWPEASRLDELAPERLPVPSGRDARIDWSGERPVVSIKLQECFGLAESPEYCGHRVQFHLLSPAGRPLAVTDDLASFWAGPYAGVRADMRGRYPKHPWPEDPWNAVATAKTKNRM